In Chitinophaga sp. HK235, a single window of DNA contains:
- a CDS encoding RagB/SusD family nutrient uptake outer membrane protein, with protein MKKHISVSVIIPVILFCTSCKKWLDVKPRDKVIENVLLENEEGFITALNGVYLDMTGDRNYGGQMTMQMTEVLGQRYNVGGSHNLYKLASYQYTDPQVQSMFTGTWSAMYKMVANVNKILSVIDQKKSLFSGDHYQWVKGEALALRAMIQFDLFRLFGPVYSKDSTALSLPYYSSFTTNYEPYQKGNNFLEKVLADLDAAEVLLTKDPVLAGVTLGADSDAGEGSAWNYRNLRLNYFAVKALKARVYLYRGDKISALKYAREVISNAGVFFPFVKFSDLSGDPKNPDRVFSSELLFALQDSRRNDKYKAYFDPGLKDNEILYTESGRLSSEFGNNANDYRYYNTWMIPGSNQKSYRCYYKYADVEEPAKRFRNLIPMIRLSEMYFIAAECEQSPDAAIAYLNEVRKNRGAVLIAPGTGVPGELLKDYRREFYGEGQMFFYYKRTFTAGIPGGTGSGTVAMTKERYVLPIPLDESQFRN; from the coding sequence ATGAAAAAACATATATCCGTCAGCGTTATCATACCGGTAATACTGTTCTGCACTTCCTGCAAGAAGTGGCTGGATGTGAAGCCCCGTGATAAAGTCATTGAAAATGTTTTGCTGGAGAACGAAGAAGGTTTTATAACCGCCCTGAACGGCGTTTATCTGGACATGACCGGTGACAGAAATTACGGTGGGCAGATGACCATGCAGATGACAGAAGTGCTTGGACAACGATATAATGTGGGTGGCAGTCATAATTTATATAAGCTGGCATCTTATCAATATACAGATCCGCAGGTACAATCTATGTTCACCGGTACCTGGTCTGCCATGTACAAAATGGTGGCCAATGTCAACAAAATCCTGTCAGTCATCGACCAGAAAAAAAGTCTCTTCAGCGGTGATCATTATCAATGGGTAAAAGGTGAAGCGCTGGCTTTGCGTGCGATGATCCAGTTTGATTTATTCCGTCTTTTCGGGCCGGTGTACTCCAAAGATTCTACCGCTCTTAGTCTGCCTTATTACAGTTCATTCACTACCAACTATGAGCCTTATCAGAAAGGGAATAACTTCCTCGAAAAAGTGCTGGCTGATCTGGATGCCGCTGAAGTGTTGCTGACGAAAGATCCTGTACTGGCTGGTGTTACGCTGGGTGCAGACAGTGATGCTGGCGAAGGGAGTGCCTGGAATTACCGGAACCTCCGGCTGAATTACTTTGCAGTAAAAGCTTTGAAGGCAAGGGTATATCTATACCGTGGTGATAAAATCAGTGCGTTGAAATATGCCAGAGAGGTGATCAGCAATGCCGGTGTATTCTTCCCTTTTGTGAAGTTTAGTGATCTTTCCGGTGATCCAAAAAATCCCGATAGAGTATTCTCCAGCGAGCTGTTGTTTGCTTTGCAGGACAGCCGCCGCAACGATAAATACAAAGCCTACTTTGATCCGGGACTGAAAGACAACGAGATCCTGTATACAGAGTCGGGCCGCCTTAGCAGCGAGTTTGGCAACAATGCCAATGATTACCGTTATTATAATACATGGATGATACCTGGCTCCAATCAGAAATCCTACCGCTGTTATTACAAGTATGCAGATGTAGAAGAACCAGCCAAACGTTTCCGTAATCTGATACCTATGATCCGTTTGTCGGAGATGTATTTCATTGCGGCAGAATGCGAACAGAGCCCGGATGCAGCCATTGCCTACCTGAATGAAGTGCGCAAGAACCGTGGAGCCGTGCTGATAGCACCCGGTACAGGTGTGCCCGGAGAACTGCTGAAAGATTACAGACGTGAGTTTTATGGAGAAGGTCAGATGTTCTTCTACTACAAACGCACCTTTACGGCCGGCATACCCGGCGGTACCGGTTCCGGTACCGTTGCTATGACGAAAGAAAGATATGTGCTGCCCATTCCTCTGGACGAATCACAATTCAGAAACTAA
- a CDS encoding DUF4843 domain-containing protein: MKKNIRYITAIAAGLLLTAACRKAEIPVYSTTNDIYFSVVRDYVTYDTTIVTFAYTPATNDTIMQLLVRALGTPAGHERTVSYRVIDTSASAATAGSQFEVPSKIVIPAGSVNCYLPVKLHKTPEMAKRTFSVTLQLENNNDFSTRLGVWVKDKTNNKFVSLVRHVIIVDNKLNKPDKGWYDDFYGPFTAKKMMLMSDLLEMSILELYIKVGAADPGATNFYANYLKNYLKDMEAAGTPVMEEDGTPMKLGKYMQ; encoded by the coding sequence ATGAAAAAGAATATCCGGTATATCACCGCTATAGCAGCAGGTTTGCTGCTGACAGCCGCATGCAGGAAAGCTGAAATTCCTGTTTATTCAACTACCAATGATATCTATTTCTCCGTTGTGAGAGATTACGTAACATATGATACCACAATCGTCACTTTTGCCTATACGCCTGCTACCAATGACACTATCATGCAGCTGTTGGTGCGGGCGCTGGGTACACCTGCCGGCCATGAAAGAACAGTCAGTTACCGGGTGATTGATACCAGTGCCAGTGCGGCCACCGCAGGGAGCCAGTTTGAGGTACCATCAAAGATCGTAATACCGGCAGGCAGTGTGAACTGTTATTTGCCGGTAAAGTTGCACAAGACACCGGAAATGGCTAAACGCACTTTCTCTGTGACGCTGCAACTGGAAAACAACAACGACTTTTCTACCAGGTTAGGAGTTTGGGTAAAAGACAAAACCAATAACAAATTCGTGTCGCTCGTAAGACACGTGATCATTGTGGATAATAAGCTGAACAAGCCTGATAAGGGCTGGTATGATGATTTTTACGGGCCTTTCACCGCTAAAAAGATGATGTTGATGAGTGACTTGCTGGAGATGTCCATTCTGGAACTTTATATCAAGGTGGGGGCTGCCGATCCGGGCGCGACCAACTTCTACGCCAATTATCTGAAAAATTATCTCAAAGACATGGAGGCTGCCGGAACGCCTGTGATGGAGGAAGACGGAACACCTATGAAGCTGGGTAAGTATATGCAGTAA
- a CDS encoding PKD-like family lipoprotein, with product MKTNYIKLLLGGCIICLFNTACYKDQGNYQYHEINNVDSITGIDKEYAILFKDTLRISPKLFATQDQGDTGRYTYRWEALVDGGSRVPGDESNVLIGSFRDLAYPVKLRPAGYDCYYRVKDKQTGVEWFHRFHFTVQSTVYQGWVALCDVKGAVRIDMVSRLGEQDRLIRDVMTFTNAGLPARQGAKQLVFEYSNAGRQFYLNTGNGLERFEGENFTWKSTYGIRYEMLAPVDAGFSVDLFYNSPLYLGVDYLIAGKQVFYRNQVMGGKAFGSPVNYVDDEKTPFNPARFVAGGYGSTSQHLLYDRDKRRFVVHDAMFGTKCSSLQDGKLFSYTTGKDLVYMVPTSYGGGDVFAIMKDDAGKYYTYCINVTRGGVKQSYYTEMTDAPELDKATVFAVSNQLGYVFYAVGGRLYEYDIFIHKATLMADFGTEKISVMKAPFFSSYGKEFYTNLTNSLVVGSYDAARPDTENGVIRVYSIPDRNDALKLTWSYQGLGKIVDLVYRER from the coding sequence ATGAAAACGAATTATATCAAGCTGTTGCTGGGTGGATGTATCATCTGCCTCTTTAATACTGCCTGTTACAAAGACCAGGGCAACTATCAATATCATGAAATCAATAATGTGGATAGCATAACCGGTATTGATAAGGAATATGCTATTCTGTTTAAAGACACATTGCGTATCAGTCCTAAGTTGTTTGCCACACAGGACCAGGGCGATACCGGACGGTATACTTATCGCTGGGAGGCGCTGGTGGACGGAGGTTCCCGTGTACCGGGCGATGAGTCCAATGTGCTGATTGGGTCTTTCAGGGACCTGGCGTATCCGGTGAAGCTGCGGCCAGCCGGTTATGACTGTTATTACCGGGTGAAAGACAAACAGACCGGGGTGGAATGGTTTCACCGGTTCCATTTTACGGTGCAGTCTACGGTGTATCAGGGCTGGGTGGCGCTCTGTGATGTAAAAGGTGCGGTGAGGATCGACATGGTGAGCCGGCTTGGAGAGCAGGACCGGTTGATCCGGGATGTGATGACTTTTACTAACGCCGGTCTGCCGGCAAGGCAGGGGGCTAAACAGCTGGTGTTTGAGTATAGTAACGCCGGCAGGCAGTTTTATCTGAATACGGGAAATGGCCTTGAGCGGTTTGAAGGAGAGAATTTTACCTGGAAAAGTACCTATGGCATCCGTTATGAGATGCTGGCGCCTGTAGATGCGGGGTTTAGTGTGGATTTGTTTTATAATTCACCCCTGTATTTGGGTGTAGATTATCTGATAGCCGGTAAACAGGTGTTTTACAGGAATCAGGTAATGGGAGGCAAAGCTTTCGGGTCACCTGTTAATTATGTAGATGATGAAAAGACACCTTTTAATCCTGCTCGCTTTGTTGCCGGTGGGTATGGCAGTACCAGCCAGCATTTGCTGTATGACAGGGATAAACGTCGTTTTGTGGTGCATGATGCAATGTTTGGCACCAAATGCAGCAGCCTGCAGGACGGAAAGCTGTTTTCCTACACTACCGGGAAAGACCTGGTATACATGGTACCCACCTCTTATGGTGGCGGAGATGTATTTGCCATCATGAAAGATGATGCTGGTAAATACTACACCTACTGTATCAATGTCACCAGGGGCGGAGTAAAACAGAGTTATTATACTGAGATGACGGATGCACCGGAGCTGGACAAGGCCACTGTTTTTGCGGTCAGCAACCAGCTGGGATATGTGTTTTATGCTGTGGGCGGACGTTTGTATGAATATGATATTTTCATCCACAAAGCCACGCTGATGGCGGATTTTGGTACTGAGAAGATCAGTGTCATGAAGGCGCCGTTTTTTTCTTCCTATGGGAAGGAGTTTTATACCAACCTTACCAACTCCCTGGTGGTGGGCAGTTATGACGCGGCCCGTCCGGATACGGAGAATGGGGTGATCAGGGTGTACAGCATCCCTGACCGGAATGATGCTTTGAAGCTTACCTGGAGTTATCAGGGGCTGGGCAAAATAGTAGATCTGGTTTACCGCGAAAGATAA